A genome region from bacterium includes the following:
- a CDS encoding NAD(P)-dependent oxidoreductase: MVARVGFIGLGNIGQPMAARIVDGGFATTVHDRRPEACVALAARGARVAASPAVLATDAEVIGICVRDDADVEAVLHGPDGLLATAAPGTVLAIHSTITPRTVRVCGAAAAARGLTLLDAPITGGAAGAENGTLTYMVGGDAAALERCRPVFATAAARIVHTGALGTGAATKLCNNLMLYLELLAAREAAALARRVGVDVATLIEVSRSGHIMTDAMAGVIAFADRLAAAPDDPDLMARARHFTALADKDLGVALACAADEGLALPGTTTCRGLMASVYGLPDGTPR, encoded by the coding sequence ATGGTGGCGCGGGTCGGGTTCATCGGTCTCGGCAACATCGGCCAACCGATGGCGGCTCGCATCGTCGACGGCGGCTTCGCGACCACGGTCCACGACCGCCGGCCGGAGGCGTGCGTGGCGCTGGCGGCGCGCGGCGCGCGGGTCGCGGCATCGCCGGCGGTGCTGGCGACCGACGCGGAGGTGATCGGCATCTGCGTCCGCGACGACGCCGACGTCGAGGCCGTCCTGCACGGCCCCGACGGCCTCCTGGCCACTGCGGCGCCGGGGACGGTGCTCGCCATCCACAGCACCATCACGCCGCGGACGGTGCGCGTCTGCGGCGCGGCGGCGGCGGCGCGGGGGCTGACGCTGCTCGATGCCCCGATCACCGGCGGCGCCGCCGGCGCCGAGAACGGGACGCTCACCTACATGGTCGGCGGCGACGCGGCGGCGCTCGAGCGCTGTCGGCCGGTGTTCGCCACCGCCGCCGCCCGCATCGTCCACACCGGCGCGCTCGGCACCGGGGCCGCCACCAAGCTGTGCAACAACCTGATGCTCTATCTGGAGCTGCTCGCGGCGCGCGAGGCGGCGGCGCTGGCGCGCCGCGTCGGCGTCGACGTGGCGACGCTGATCGAGGTCAGTCGGTCGGGGCACATCATGACCGACGCGATGGCCGGGGTGATCGCGTTTGCCGATCGGCTGGCCGCGGCGCCCGACGACCCGGACCTGATGGCGCGCGCCCGCCACTTCACGGCGCTGGCGGACAAGGACCTCGGCGTCGCGCTTGCGTGCGCCGCCGACGAGGGCCTCGCCCTGCCAGGCACGACGACCTGCCGCGGCTTGATGGCGAGCGTCTACGGGCTGCCCGACGGGACGCCTCGGTGA
- a CDS encoding TetR/AcrR family transcriptional regulator, producing the protein MARPRAPRTRRTQAERSATTRARIVRAVVECVGELGFQRTTAGAIARRAGVTWGAVQHHYGGKDGILVAVLDDTFARFAERFDGFPAALPLRERTARFVDCAWAHFGSPHYRTTLEILLHTLPTHTSKGAPGLQGHMLDAWDALWGRIFADHPLPRRRRAVLAQYTVSVLTGLAMHRVLQGPNAVEPRPHLALLAATLVNELASAAR; encoded by the coding sequence TTGGCACGACCGCGGGCGCCGCGCACGCGCCGCACGCAGGCCGAGCGCAGCGCGACGACGCGTGCCCGCATCGTGCGCGCCGTGGTCGAGTGCGTCGGCGAGCTCGGCTTCCAGCGCACCACCGCCGGCGCCATCGCGCGGCGGGCCGGCGTCACCTGGGGCGCGGTGCAGCATCACTACGGCGGCAAGGACGGCATCCTCGTGGCGGTGCTCGACGACACGTTCGCGCGCTTCGCCGAGCGCTTCGACGGGTTTCCCGCCGCACTCCCGCTGCGCGAGCGGACCGCCCGTTTCGTCGACTGCGCGTGGGCCCACTTCGGCAGCCCGCACTACCGCACGACGCTGGAGATCCTCTTGCACACCCTCCCGACCCACACGTCGAAGGGCGCCCCGGGACTGCAGGGCCACATGCTCGATGCCTGGGACGCCTTGTGGGGACGGATCTTCGCCGACCATCCGTTGCCTCGCCGCCGCCGCGCCGTCCTGGCGCAATATACCGTGAGTGTCCTCACCGGTCTGGCGATGCACCGCGTGCTGCAGGGACCGAACGCGGTCGAGCCGCGCCCCCACCTCGCGCTGCTCGCCGCGACGCTGGTGAACGAGCTCGCGTCCGCTGCCCGCTGA
- a CDS encoding cytochrome P450, whose amino-acid sequence MPAIEFNPYSWELHEDPYPTYRSLRDHAPVYRNDALGFWAVSRHADVVAAFKDPLTFSNAEGVALERSSQAQASATASFLAMDPPRHDHMRALVSRGFTPRRVADLEERIRALTHGYIDQFAAAGACDLIPDLAGKLPMAVVSELLGIREEDRDRLRTLADTVVHREDGKAEIPPAAMQASQQMMLYFRDLVVERSRTPGSDLVSALLASELDGAHLDVPAVMAFLFLMVIAGNETTTKLIGNAAYWLWRHPEQRERVRRDASLVPAWVEETLRFDGSTQMLARAVTRDVTLHDRQLRAGDRLLLLIGAANRDERVFSEPDRYDIGRDTTQHLAFGKGTHFCLGASLARLETRVALEAIQERLPDFEIDPAGLVRVHSPNVRGFAAMPLRFSPAP is encoded by the coding sequence ATGCCGGCAATCGAATTCAATCCCTATTCGTGGGAGCTGCACGAGGATCCGTATCCGACGTATCGGTCCCTGCGCGATCACGCGCCCGTATACCGCAACGACGCGCTCGGCTTCTGGGCGGTGTCGCGCCACGCCGACGTCGTCGCCGCGTTCAAGGATCCCCTCACCTTCTCCAACGCCGAGGGCGTGGCCCTCGAACGCTCGAGCCAGGCGCAGGCCTCGGCGACGGCATCCTTCCTGGCCATGGATCCGCCTCGGCACGATCACATGCGCGCTCTCGTGTCGCGCGGGTTCACGCCGCGCCGGGTCGCGGACCTCGAGGAGCGCATCCGGGCCCTGACCCATGGCTACATCGACCAGTTCGCGGCCGCCGGAGCGTGCGACCTCATTCCCGACCTGGCGGGCAAGCTGCCGATGGCGGTGGTCAGCGAGCTGCTGGGCATCCGCGAGGAGGATCGTGACCGCTTGCGGACGCTGGCGGACACCGTCGTCCACCGCGAGGACGGCAAGGCGGAGATCCCGCCGGCCGCCATGCAGGCCAGCCAGCAGATGATGCTCTACTTTCGCGACCTGGTCGTCGAACGCTCCCGCACTCCCGGCAGCGATCTGGTGAGCGCGCTGCTCGCGAGCGAGCTCGACGGCGCACACCTCGACGTGCCTGCGGTGATGGCCTTTCTCTTCCTCATGGTCATCGCCGGCAACGAGACCACCACCAAGCTGATCGGCAACGCGGCATACTGGCTGTGGCGCCATCCCGAGCAGCGCGAGCGCGTGCGCCGCGACGCGAGCCTCGTCCCGGCGTGGGTGGAGGAGACGCTGCGCTTCGACGGCTCGACGCAGATGCTGGCCCGGGCGGTCACGCGCGACGTCACGCTCCACGACCGGCAGCTCCGCGCCGGCGACCGCCTGCTCCTGCTCATCGGCGCCGCCAACCGCGACGAACGGGTCTTCTCGGAGCCGGACCGCTACGACATTGGCCGCGACACCACCCAACATCTGGCGTTCGGCAAGGGCACGCACTTCTGCCTTGGCGCGTCGCTGGCGCGGCTCGAGACGCGCGTCGCGCTCGAAGCGATCCAGGAACGCCTGCCCGACTTCGAGATCGACCCTGCCGGCCTGGTCCGCGTCCACTCCCCGAACGTCCGCGGCTTTGCCGCCATGCCGCTGCGCTTCAGTCCCGCGCCCTGA
- a CDS encoding AAA family ATPase, with the protein MSIEPTRATRPAEVAAADGTFVGRRREMEAILGSLDAASAGSGRLEIVSGSAGIGKTRLTYEVATVARGRGFEVLRGGCWESEGAPAYWAWSEVLRQHLGSEPAPGNSADFSQLLDAAATRAGVPIRGIVDATKEAQQARFMLFDRFCEFLAATTTAQPLLLIIDDAHWADAGSLLLLQFLAGRLARMRLAVIVTSREPLSELAASTTRHPWARHRVLRGLTRAETRTLIAACAARAPRRPEFDRIMHLTEGNPYFVKELGQLLADGQRVFDAEEAIQWPANVLAITLQPYNRLSLECRILLQAASVVGREFDAEVAADAARLPIRDALPLLDEAVAHRVITHLDTTHYQFVHALVREAILDQLHPSDRMRLHEATALTLQRRAAAGEPVSTAALAHHFCRGLPLTQRRQAAEYCIDAGDAAHAAFAYEEAVSQLRRAQALSGAVFSQPDSCDLLLKLGAAEAGAGEWAQSRRTFEDAAALARRLRSPERLARAALGFKGLMWGTIPVDCEAITLLEEAQMRLGDRFPSLTVEILSALSRSLYFSPNNARADMYSASALGLASHLSDTRLHAHAIETHSLTLLRPGRTHELLDSASTLLELGDDIRDPQVRFNARMFRQFGLLSTGRLIDADHELELAAQISESSPYPRFRWQIALVRVARATMRGSFAHADRLSRVAYELGSRVHDNSPLQYHLLQSFQRTQLRRDATAWAHTTQDALAQLPHIPAIRVAHAWILAHTSHLDLATEFLHELAGNSFQCIPPNHLFLYLLAVLADVAVTVSSIPHATTLYNILLPYASDFIVTAWGSLVDGSVSHYLGLLAQSLGMDSAGDHFRFSIDANRQLGAAPFTARSSLHLAHFLLSHDEDPSAALSLAAQAARTFSSLNLDHYAMKARSLCDTIARGGSPSSEVPAAPGAPNALRRNGDFWTFSYKGESGLLRPTLGLQYIAVLLARPRTPVHVLDLVAGAHGRVVRIGEAAGAESDIEARTSYRRRLQELAAEIDEADSNNDVGRRELLSAERESLLRELSRAFALSGSPRPSGSIAEKARISVRNRITSAFRTIQCVSPNGARFLELSITTGSFCQYDPIEPTTWQL; encoded by the coding sequence ATGTCGATTGAACCGACGCGCGCGACACGGCCGGCGGAGGTCGCTGCCGCCGACGGCACCTTTGTCGGTCGGCGGCGCGAGATGGAGGCGATCCTCGGCAGTCTCGACGCCGCCAGCGCGGGCAGCGGACGATTGGAGATCGTCAGTGGCTCGGCGGGCATCGGCAAGACGCGGCTCACCTACGAGGTCGCGACCGTTGCCCGCGGCCGCGGTTTCGAGGTGCTGCGGGGTGGATGCTGGGAGAGCGAAGGCGCGCCGGCCTACTGGGCGTGGTCCGAGGTGCTGCGACAGCATCTCGGCAGCGAACCCGCTCCGGGGAACAGTGCGGACTTCAGCCAATTGCTGGACGCAGCCGCCACCCGAGCCGGCGTGCCGATCCGCGGCATCGTGGACGCGACCAAGGAAGCGCAGCAGGCGCGTTTCATGTTGTTCGATCGCTTCTGCGAGTTCCTGGCCGCCACCACGACGGCGCAGCCGCTGCTCCTCATCATCGACGATGCCCACTGGGCGGATGCCGGTTCGCTCCTGCTCCTGCAGTTTCTCGCCGGGCGTCTGGCGAGGATGCGGCTGGCGGTCATCGTCACCAGTCGGGAACCGCTCTCCGAGTTGGCGGCCTCCACCACGCGTCACCCCTGGGCCCGCCATCGCGTGCTGCGGGGGCTCACGCGCGCGGAGACACGGACCCTCATCGCCGCCTGCGCGGCCCGCGCGCCGCGCCGCCCGGAGTTCGACCGGATCATGCACCTCACCGAGGGCAACCCGTACTTCGTCAAGGAGCTCGGGCAGCTCCTGGCCGACGGCCAGAGGGTATTCGACGCCGAGGAAGCCATCCAGTGGCCCGCGAACGTCCTCGCCATCACGCTGCAGCCCTACAATCGGCTCTCGCTCGAATGCAGGATCCTGCTGCAAGCCGCGTCCGTCGTCGGCCGCGAATTCGACGCCGAAGTCGCCGCCGACGCCGCTCGCCTGCCCATCCGCGATGCCCTGCCCCTCCTCGACGAGGCCGTCGCGCACCGCGTGATCACCCACCTCGACACGACACACTACCAGTTCGTCCACGCCCTCGTCCGCGAAGCGATCCTGGATCAACTCCACCCCTCGGACCGGATGCGCCTCCATGAAGCTACAGCGCTAACGTTGCAGCGACGCGCTGCAGCCGGCGAGCCTGTCTCCACGGCTGCCCTCGCACATCACTTTTGCCGCGGACTGCCACTTACCCAGCGCCGGCAAGCCGCCGAGTATTGCATAGATGCCGGCGACGCCGCACATGCCGCCTTCGCTTACGAAGAGGCAGTCTCACAGCTTCGCCGCGCACAAGCGCTATCTGGCGCCGTGTTTTCACAACCCGACTCCTGCGACTTGCTCTTAAAATTGGGCGCCGCCGAGGCCGGTGCGGGCGAGTGGGCCCAATCTCGTCGTACTTTCGAGGATGCTGCCGCCCTTGCTCGTCGCCTCCGCAGCCCAGAGCGCCTTGCGCGCGCCGCCCTCGGCTTCAAAGGCCTCATGTGGGGAACCATCCCCGTCGACTGCGAGGCGATAACCCTCCTCGAAGAGGCCCAGATGCGACTCGGCGATCGGTTTCCGAGCCTCACCGTCGAGATCCTAAGCGCACTAAGTCGCTCGCTCTATTTTTCTCCCAACAACGCGCGGGCAGATATGTACAGCGCAAGCGCCCTCGGCCTTGCCTCTCATCTTTCCGACACGCGCCTGCACGCACACGCGATTGAGACTCATAGCCTGACGCTACTGAGGCCTGGACGAACACACGAACTTCTCGACTCAGCGTCAACGCTCCTTGAGCTCGGAGACGACATACGCGACCCCCAAGTGCGCTTCAACGCCAGGATGTTTCGTCAGTTTGGACTTCTCAGCACGGGCAGGCTGATCGATGCAGATCACGAATTGGAGTTGGCAGCCCAGATCTCCGAATCCTCTCCATATCCCCGCTTTCGCTGGCAGATCGCCCTCGTGCGAGTAGCGCGCGCAACGATGCGCGGGAGCTTTGCCCATGCTGATCGACTCTCGCGAGTAGCGTACGAACTCGGGAGTCGCGTGCACGACAACAGCCCCTTGCAGTACCATTTGCTCCAAAGCTTTCAGCGCACCCAACTACGACGCGATGCAACAGCCTGGGCACACACTACGCAGGATGCTCTTGCCCAACTCCCCCATATACCGGCTATTCGCGTCGCTCACGCCTGGATACTGGCCCACACCTCTCATCTCGATCTGGCCACGGAATTCCTGCATGAGCTTGCTGGCAATTCATTTCAGTGCATTCCACCCAATCACCTATTCTTATACCTTCTCGCAGTCCTCGCCGATGTAGCTGTTACAGTCTCAAGCATCCCCCATGCTACAACTCTCTACAATATTCTTTTACCATATGCGTCAGACTTTATCGTTACCGCATGGGGATCACTCGTTGATGGAAGCGTATCTCACTATCTTGGACTTCTCGCTCAGTCACTAGGGATGGATAGCGCCGGCGATCACTTTCGATTCTCAATAGATGCCAACAGACAGCTCGGCGCCGCCCCGTTTACTGCTCGATCATCGCTTCATCTTGCGCATTTTCTCCTGTCCCACGACGAAGACCCATCGGCTGCCCTCTCCCTTGCGGCACAAGCAGCTCGCACGTTCTCCTCGTTGAACCTCGACCACTATGCGATGAAGGCTCGGTCGCTCTGTGACACAATCGCTCGCGGGGGTAGCCCCTCCTCCGAGGTTCCAGCAGCCCCAGGAGCCCCAAATGCCCTTCGTCGAAATGGAGACTTCTGGACTTTCTCGTACAAGGGTGAATCTGGACTTCTTCGCCCGACCCTGGGCCTCCAGTATATTGCCGTTCTTCTCGCCAGACCAAGAACGCCCGTACATGTGCTCGATTTGGTCGCCGGCGCCCATGGGCGAGTCGTCCGCATAGGGGAAGCGGCGGGTGCCGAGTCCGACATCGAAGCGAGGACCTCCTACCGCCGGCGGCTTCAAGAGCTCGCCGCCGAAATCGACGAAGCAGATTCCAACAACGATGTCGGGCGCCGCGAGTTGCTCTCGGCTGAGCGCGAGAGTCTTCTTCGCGAGTTGTCGCGCGCCTTTGCGCTGTCAGGATCGCCCCGGCCCTCTGGATCAATTGCCGAGAAGGCCCGCATCAGCGTTCGCAACCGCATCACATCCGCCTTCCGGACAATTCAGTGCGTCAGCCCCAACGGCGCCAGGTTCCTTGAATTGTCCATCACGACGGGATCTTTCTGCCAGTATGATCCGATCGAACCTACCACTTGGCAGCTATAG
- a CDS encoding GAF domain-containing protein, whose amino-acid sequence MLRLHGLIPAVAAAASILLAIVVYASAPDRRLGRVFAFLALALASWNLIFFALYAFDNYQQALDYSRIFRTGGLFLLPAILHLALVLPGRGISTSWRAVLLLDYGVTAAMAFLNALGVLVTHLSTFYWGYYSVGGPGYLVFSLSVVFNFATSIVLLVREYYVTREPRMRLQLKFWLFGMGVAIPLGLTNLLPAYGIRLYPLGNVASVLWAGIVGYAIVRHRLMDIDVVVAKGLAYISVSVIVIGPISCIFLIIQDWAFGEIHYDFSATVVILFLAVGILFPYVRAATERRLGRSLFRTKFAARAALDALASQVIRILDRQRLLELLCAEMAEAFSIDHVAIYLSEGAGPFAFKHCCGPIPTAQAIDRDDRFIRLLSQSSDGVLREEVEGVGTGSDLRTGVMTENGWAVAVPFRSGREIIGILCLGPRRGLEAFTTGDLSILARVTAEAAIALQNARLFEEVRQSRAIISRAGRLSAIGTLAAGIAHEIRNPLVSIQTFFQLAPERLNDDEFMTSFLKLAEAEVQRISNLISELLTFAKSPTPTLRLIDVSEIVERASILLEPQARAQGVRLSHSIEGDLPRVLVDADQIMQVVLNIGLNGIQATPRGGAVTLTCREVSTDGVHCCQIEIVDTGRGIPSAVREAIFDPFFTTKEKGTGLGLAIAQQIVSESGGFIGVSSADGEGSRFVISLPVESRGSLNPRAALQGVCER is encoded by the coding sequence ATGCTTCGCTTACATGGACTAATTCCAGCCGTCGCTGCTGCGGCGAGTATCCTGCTGGCAATTGTAGTCTATGCATCTGCTCCGGACCGTCGCCTCGGTCGTGTCTTTGCCTTCCTTGCTCTTGCCCTGGCGTCATGGAACCTCATCTTTTTCGCTCTCTACGCCTTTGACAATTACCAACAAGCGTTGGACTATTCCCGCATCTTCAGGACTGGCGGACTATTTCTTCTTCCTGCCATTCTCCATCTCGCCCTTGTTCTCCCTGGCCGTGGCATTTCCACTTCTTGGAGAGCTGTGCTGCTGCTCGACTACGGAGTCACTGCAGCGATGGCATTCCTAAATGCGCTGGGGGTCCTAGTTACGCACCTCTCAACATTTTACTGGGGATATTATTCTGTCGGCGGGCCAGGTTACCTAGTCTTCTCATTATCTGTCGTATTCAATTTTGCCACATCAATTGTCCTACTCGTTCGGGAATACTATGTAACCCGTGAGCCCAGGATGCGTCTCCAGCTCAAGTTTTGGCTCTTCGGAATGGGCGTGGCCATACCGCTGGGGTTGACAAATCTTTTGCCGGCTTACGGAATACGTCTCTATCCTCTAGGTAATGTCGCTAGCGTTCTTTGGGCCGGAATTGTCGGCTATGCAATCGTCCGCCATCGGTTGATGGACATTGACGTAGTAGTCGCAAAGGGCCTCGCTTATATAAGTGTAAGTGTTATAGTTATAGGACCAATCTCCTGCATTTTCCTTATTATCCAGGACTGGGCATTTGGTGAAATTCACTATGATTTCTCTGCGACCGTTGTGATTCTGTTTCTTGCTGTTGGCATTCTCTTTCCATACGTTCGGGCCGCGACGGAACGCCGCCTGGGTAGGTCGCTCTTTCGGACAAAGTTCGCTGCACGTGCTGCTCTGGATGCTCTGGCATCTCAGGTCATCAGAATTCTGGACCGTCAGCGCCTTCTCGAGTTGCTGTGCGCCGAGATGGCCGAAGCGTTCTCGATCGATCACGTCGCAATTTACCTGTCGGAGGGTGCGGGGCCCTTTGCGTTTAAGCACTGTTGTGGGCCGATCCCGACGGCGCAGGCGATCGACCGCGACGATCGTTTTATCCGCCTTCTCTCGCAATCGAGCGATGGAGTGCTCCGCGAGGAAGTGGAGGGTGTGGGCACGGGGAGCGACCTGAGAACCGGAGTGATGACTGAGAATGGATGGGCGGTTGCAGTGCCGTTTCGAAGCGGAAGAGAGATCATCGGTATCTTGTGTCTCGGACCTAGGAGGGGACTGGAGGCGTTCACAACGGGAGACCTGTCCATACTGGCTAGGGTAACTGCAGAAGCTGCTATCGCACTGCAGAACGCCCGCCTGTTCGAAGAAGTACGTCAATCGCGTGCAATCATCAGCAGAGCAGGTCGTCTGTCCGCCATAGGGACCCTGGCTGCAGGAATTGCCCATGAGATCCGGAATCCGCTGGTCTCCATCCAAACATTCTTCCAACTTGCTCCAGAGAGGCTAAACGATGACGAATTTATGACGTCATTCCTTAAGCTCGCCGAAGCTGAGGTTCAGCGGATCAGCAATCTGATTTCCGAGCTGCTAACATTTGCAAAGTCGCCGACACCGACGTTGCGATTAATAGACGTGAGCGAGATTGTGGAGCGTGCGTCGATTCTACTCGAGCCACAAGCAAGGGCCCAGGGGGTGCGATTGTCGCACTCGATAGAGGGCGATCTTCCTAGGGTTCTTGTAGATGCCGATCAGATCATGCAGGTGGTGCTTAATATTGGACTTAATGGTATTCAGGCGACGCCGAGAGGTGGTGCGGTGACCCTGACCTGCAGAGAGGTGAGCACGGACGGGGTGCATTGTTGTCAGATCGAGATTGTCGACACGGGCCGCGGTATTCCGAGCGCGGTGCGCGAAGCGATTTTTGACCCGTTCTTCACCACCAAGGAGAAGGGCACCGGGCTCGGTTTGGCAATAGCCCAGCAGATAGTGTCGGAGAGCGGCGGATTTATCGGTGTCTCGAGCGCGGATGGGGAGGGGAGTCGGTTCGTCATCAGCCTGCCGGTTGAGAGCAGAGGGTCGTTGAATCCGCGCGCCGCGCTACAGGGGGTTTGCGAGAGGTGA
- a CDS encoding GNAT family N-acetyltransferase produces the protein MSERGQISYQIISGVHAGAAVRVREEVFLKDFGQIGDDGKDSVGYHLLALNECGEIIAGFRLLGPEVRPFAFEKAYDLSAVVRAGAQPALLGRLFVRQDFRGATTSMQLLIGLLELGRSFAAGHSITDFYISAFGHLVRLYERAGFSNLGVEVTDDHWQTLHLMHMRV, from the coding sequence GTGAGCGAACGTGGTCAGATCAGCTACCAAATCATTTCTGGCGTCCACGCGGGCGCGGCGGTCAGAGTGCGAGAGGAGGTCTTCCTGAAGGACTTTGGTCAGATAGGGGATGACGGAAAGGACTCCGTTGGGTATCATCTTCTAGCACTAAACGAGTGTGGGGAAATCATCGCCGGCTTTCGCCTCCTTGGTCCCGAAGTGCGTCCGTTCGCCTTCGAGAAAGCCTACGATCTGTCCGCAGTTGTTCGGGCTGGCGCTCAACCGGCCCTTCTTGGCAGGCTCTTTGTGAGGCAAGACTTCCGAGGCGCCACCACAAGCATGCAACTCCTAATCGGCTTGCTAGAGCTTGGGCGATCATTTGCTGCCGGACACAGCATTACGGATTTCTACATCAGTGCATTCGGCCATCTCGTCCGCTTGTACGAGCGAGCTGGATTTAGCAATTTGGGCGTTGAAGTCACCGACGACCATTGGCAAACACTCCATCTGATGCACATGCGAGTGTGA
- a CDS encoding DUF1080 domain-containing protein encodes MALLADSDCVDLTVGAPDPERGAAAFRAAAVAVARDRQRRDAGDGFQWLFNGDGVTHWATVGAGTFVMVDDRLESVPADDLGLFWCTIPAPANFLLRLQWLRWRQEDASGVFVRFPHPEPCSEGNPAFSAIYRGFEVQIDELGLPGASAIHRTGAIFGQRDQRLRPPKTRPPAEWNDLEIAVRGQSYVVRLNGEVSTEFENRDPARGLPTTRMAPSYIGLQISPGSRVAFRRIAIKALP; translated from the coding sequence ATGGCGCTACTCGCGGATTCCGACTGCGTCGACCTGACGGTCGGCGCGCCAGATCCGGAGCGCGGCGCGGCTGCTTTCCGGGCCGCGGCGGTGGCCGTAGCCAGGGATCGCCAGCGGCGCGACGCCGGCGACGGCTTCCAGTGGCTGTTCAACGGCGACGGAGTCACCCACTGGGCGACCGTCGGCGCCGGGACGTTCGTCATGGTCGACGACCGGCTCGAGTCGGTCCCGGCGGACGACCTCGGCCTGTTCTGGTGCACCATCCCGGCGCCGGCGAACTTCCTCCTCCGCCTGCAGTGGCTACGCTGGCGGCAGGAGGACGCATCGGGAGTGTTTGTCCGCTTTCCCCATCCGGAACCCTGTTCGGAGGGCAATCCAGCATTCAGCGCCATCTATCGCGGCTTCGAGGTGCAGATCGACGAGCTCGGCCTGCCTGGCGCCAGCGCAATCCACCGTACCGGCGCGATTTTCGGTCAGCGCGATCAACGCCTGCGCCCGCCCAAGACGCGGCCGCCGGCGGAGTGGAATGACCTGGAGATTGCGGTCCGTGGACAGAGCTACGTCGTGCGTCTGAACGGCGAGGTCAGCACTGAGTTCGAGAACCGCGACCCTGCGCGCGGCCTGCCGACGACCCGCATGGCGCCGAGCTACATCGGCCTGCAGATCTCCCCCGGATCCCGCGTCGCCTTCCGCCGCATCGCAATAAAAGCGCTTCCGTAG
- a CDS encoding sigma 54-interacting transcriptional regulator: protein MTADGERLSTEERALLYDLGRAINEFVDLDRLLPEIVTRLRSLFGIESSAVMLLDAARSEFYVPYVADIAPAVERRLAAVRFPADRGIAGAVLHSGDVAHVPDVSRDPRWYGAVDGRTGMTTRSLLCAPLRGRAGTLGVLSLRNKVRGTFSDDDLRLIRAVADHIGLAIDTARQLGEARGTAERLRDEVEVLQQQVARDAGVHGIVGHSTAMQRVFELIASAAALPVTVLITGETGVGKELIARAIHAGGPRRARPFVAINCGALSDTLLESELFGHRKGAFTGALSDRKGLFEVADGGTVFLDEVGDMPAAMQVKLLRALQEGEILPVGDTTPRSVDVRVLSATNRDLAAGVRDGGFRADLFYRLSAFPIVVPPLRERREDIPLLTARLLERTLKRFERPATQFSPAALVRLSNHDWPGNVRELQNEIERAIALAAPGAVIDAADLSEHVRGASVVAPPTVAAGGITLRRARDLFERDFIARVLSQQGGNASRAARVLGISRVMLHKKLRAYGMRRIDLVRVSA, encoded by the coding sequence GTGACAGCGGATGGAGAACGGCTGAGTACGGAGGAGCGGGCGCTCCTCTACGACCTCGGCCGGGCGATCAACGAGTTCGTCGATCTCGATCGGTTGCTGCCCGAGATCGTGACCCGGCTGCGCTCGTTGTTCGGGATCGAGAGCAGCGCGGTCATGTTGCTCGACGCGGCCCGGAGCGAGTTCTACGTGCCATACGTGGCGGACATTGCTCCGGCGGTGGAGCGTCGCCTGGCGGCGGTGCGCTTCCCGGCCGATCGGGGCATCGCCGGCGCGGTGCTGCACAGCGGGGATGTGGCGCACGTGCCAGACGTCAGCCGCGATCCGCGCTGGTACGGTGCGGTCGACGGGCGCACCGGCATGACGACCCGCTCGCTGCTCTGCGCGCCGTTGCGCGGGCGCGCCGGCACCCTCGGCGTGCTCTCGCTGCGCAACAAGGTGCGCGGCACGTTCAGCGACGATGACCTGCGGCTGATCCGCGCCGTTGCCGACCACATCGGCCTCGCGATCGACACCGCGCGCCAGCTCGGCGAAGCGCGCGGTACCGCCGAGCGCCTGCGCGACGAGGTCGAGGTCTTGCAGCAGCAGGTGGCGCGCGACGCCGGCGTGCACGGGATCGTCGGCCACAGCACGGCGATGCAGCGCGTGTTCGAGCTCATCGCTAGTGCTGCGGCGCTGCCGGTGACGGTGCTCATCACCGGCGAGACCGGGGTGGGCAAGGAGCTCATCGCCCGCGCCATTCACGCTGGCGGGCCCCGCCGGGCGCGGCCGTTCGTCGCCATCAACTGTGGCGCGCTCAGTGACACGCTGCTCGAGAGCGAGCTGTTCGGCCATCGCAAGGGGGCGTTCACCGGCGCCCTGTCCGACAGGAAGGGCCTGTTCGAAGTGGCGGACGGCGGGACGGTGTTCCTCGACGAGGTCGGCGACATGCCGGCAGCCATGCAGGTGAAGCTGCTGCGCGCCCTGCAGGAGGGCGAAATCCTGCCGGTCGGCGACACGACCCCGCGTTCCGTCGATGTCCGCGTCCTCTCCGCCACCAACCGCGACCTCGCCGCCGGGGTGCGTGATGGTGGCTTCCGCGCCGACCTCTTCTATCGCTTGAGCGCCTTCCCGATCGTCGTCCCCCCCCTGCGCGAGCGCCGCGAGGACATCCCACTCCTCACGGCGCGTCTCCTCGAGCGAACCCTGAAGCGCTTCGAGCGTCCGGCAACCCAGTTTTCTCCTGCGGCGCTGGTGCGGCTCAGCAACCACGACTGGCCGGGCAACGTGCGCGAGCTGCAGAACGAGATCGAGCGGGCGATCGCGTTGGCAGCCCCGGGCGCTGTCATCGACGCCGCAGACCTCTCGGAGCACGTGCGGGGAGCCAGCGTGGTGGCGCCGCCAACGGTTGCCGCCGGGGGGATCACCCTGCGCCGGGCGCGCGACCTCTTCGAGCGCGATTTCATTGCCCGGGTGCTGAGCCAACAGGGCGGCAACGCGTCGCGGGCCGCCCGCGTGCTCGGCATCAGCCGAGTCATGCTGCACAAGAAACTGCGCGCCTACGGCATGCGGCGCATTGATCTGGTGCGCGTCTCGGCTTGA